A genomic stretch from Bacillus sp. N1-1 includes:
- the dnaI gene encoding primosomal protein DnaI: MESIQESFNKMPGNKKFQQQYQEMKKAIMADEDIQAFIEEQDEVDEKMIDRSLARLYEFTTQSKRCEGCPGLSNCINMMQGYEPELFLNRSVIDIRYNRCPTRIEEDKNKKRNEMIQSYYIPKEILEATFADLDDEDPVRIEAIGTAIQYVEDFVPGETKKGLYIHGGFGVGKTFILGAIANQLAKEKGVRSQFIYTPDFFRQMKSAIQDQSIDEKLNYLKETPLLILDDIGAENISSWVRDDILGALLQYRMTEGLPTLYSSNLDYSLLEEHLAYSHKSGIEETKAKRIMERIKHFTTPVFLQGKNRRV, from the coding sequence ATGGAGTCCATCCAAGAATCCTTTAATAAAATGCCGGGTAACAAGAAGTTCCAACAGCAATATCAAGAAATGAAAAAAGCGATCATGGCAGATGAAGATATTCAAGCATTTATTGAGGAACAAGATGAAGTCGATGAAAAAATGATTGATCGAAGTCTTGCAAGATTATATGAATTTACGACTCAGTCTAAACGGTGTGAGGGATGCCCGGGTCTCTCCAACTGTATCAATATGATGCAAGGGTACGAGCCGGAGTTATTTCTTAACCGTTCAGTCATCGATATTCGGTATAACCGCTGTCCAACAAGGATTGAAGAAGATAAGAATAAGAAGCGCAATGAAATGATTCAGAGCTACTATATTCCAAAAGAAATTCTTGAAGCGACATTTGCGGATTTGGATGATGAAGATCCTGTGCGAATTGAAGCGATTGGCACAGCTATTCAATACGTCGAGGACTTTGTTCCGGGTGAAACGAAGAAAGGGCTCTATATTCACGGTGGTTTTGGTGTAGGCAAAACATTTATTCTAGGGGCGATTGCAAATCAGTTAGCGAAGGAAAAAGGCGTTCGTTCACAGTTTATTTATACGCCTGATTTCTTTCGACAAATGAAGAGTGCCATACAAGATCAATCGATTGATGAAAAGTTAAATTACTTAAAAGAGACACCTTTATTAATCCTTGATGATATTGGGGCTGAAAATATTTCGAGCTGGGTACGAGATGATATACTTGGTGCTCTGCTCCAATATCGCATGACAGAAGGATTACCAACCCTTTATTCTTCTAATTTGGATTATTCCTTGTTAGAGGAGCATCTCGCTTATTCTCATAAAAGTGGAATTGAAGAAACGAAAGCGAAGCGAATCATGGAAAGAATAAAGCATTTTACCACCCCAGTCTTTTTACAGGGGAAAAATAGACGAGTCTAA
- the coaE gene encoding dephospho-CoA kinase (Dephospho-CoA kinase (CoaE) performs the final step in coenzyme A biosynthesis.) yields MDIGLTGGIASGKSTVAEMIRRYEIPIIDADVMARKVVEPGEPALQEIFRLFGDDMKAEHGGLDRKKLGSVIFKDEEKRKVLNRVLHPAIRKGMLDQAAALKEQGSPHIVFDIPLLFESQLTHMVDHTLLVYVDAKTQLSRLVERDGSTEEEAFDRIQSQMPIEEKKELADDVIDNTGTREETEEQLNNILKKWEII; encoded by the coding sequence ATGGATATTGGACTTACCGGTGGAATTGCTAGCGGAAAAAGTACTGTAGCGGAGATGATTCGACGCTATGAGATACCAATCATTGATGCAGACGTAATGGCACGAAAAGTAGTTGAACCTGGTGAGCCAGCACTTCAAGAGATCTTTCGATTGTTTGGAGATGACATGAAAGCAGAACATGGCGGGCTTGATCGGAAGAAGTTAGGATCTGTCATTTTTAAAGATGAGGAAAAGCGCAAAGTATTAAATCGTGTTCTTCATCCTGCAATTCGGAAAGGAATGCTTGATCAAGCAGCAGCTCTTAAAGAACAGGGAAGCCCGCATATTGTTTTCGATATTCCGCTGTTATTTGAAAGTCAGCTAACTCATATGGTTGATCATACCCTTCTCGTTTATGTCGATGCAAAAACCCAGCTATCGAGATTAGTTGAAAGGGATGGTAGCACGGAAGAAGAGGCTTTTGATCGTATCCAATCGCAAATGCCCATTGAAGAAAAGAAAGAACTGGCTGATGACGTAATTGATAACACTGGAACACGTGAAGAGACGGAAGAACAACTTAACAACATTCTAAAAAAATGGGAAATAATATAA
- the rplT gene encoding 50S ribosomal protein L20, with protein sequence MPRVKGGYVTRRRRKRTLKLAKGYYGSKSLLFKVANQQVMKSNMYAYRDRRQKKRDFRKLWITRINAAARLNGLSYSRLMFGLKTAGIDINRKMLAELAVNDEKAFAELASKAKENLK encoded by the coding sequence ATGCCAAGAGTAAAAGGTGGCTACGTAACACGTCGCAGACGTAAAAGAACGTTAAAACTCGCAAAAGGATATTACGGATCGAAGTCTTTGCTTTTCAAAGTTGCTAATCAGCAAGTTATGAAATCAAACATGTACGCTTACCGTGACCGTCGTCAGAAAAAACGCGACTTCCGTAAGCTTTGGATCACTCGTATCAACGCGGCAGCTCGTTTGAACGGACTTTCTTACAGCCGTTTGATGTTTGGTCTTAAAACAGCTGGTATCGACATCAACCGTAAAATGCTTGCTGAGCTAGCAGTTAACGACGAAAAAGCGTTCGCTGAACTAGCATCAAAAGCAAAAGAAAACTTGAAATAA
- a CDS encoding DnaD domain protein — protein sequence MHWKELLPVDTLQIEAFGLLHDYDRNVLTLLYQPLIGAGAYSLYMTMWSAHEQQDSLVTKMTHHHLLLMMRWDTKKLLEERRKLEGIGLLKTFLKNGEDTRHFTYELQPPLTPDRFFNDGVLNIYLFNRLGRNRYQDLKKYFSVEKPDLSEYKDMTASFNEVYDSLHPSEMTAGYEEEDEVREIASRNDNKGLVFTSSEFDFDVMKQHISDMIVTEKMFTDSVKKTIERLAFVYKIEPYEMGRIVEQAAIHHDELSDDLLRKEVSSWFALENRGKVPALQYRRQPAALQEFHTKEPITEEEKAAQRYEQMTPYDILQRAAEGGKPSEADMKLVERIMDEQKLTPGVMNVLLDFIIETQDKKLSKNYVEKFASHWARARVKTVREAMDLAIKELQQPKKKTNPASRGKGSSSARKDKVPEWISDQKEPDMSHEERSEKQDQLKKMLSKYKK from the coding sequence ATGCATTGGAAAGAACTTCTTCCTGTTGATACGCTTCAAATTGAGGCGTTCGGGTTATTGCATGATTATGATAGGAATGTCCTTACCCTGTTATATCAGCCTTTAATTGGTGCAGGGGCATACAGTCTCTATATGACGATGTGGAGTGCCCATGAGCAACAGGACAGTCTTGTTACAAAAATGACTCACCATCATTTATTACTGATGATGAGATGGGATACAAAAAAACTACTTGAAGAGCGACGAAAGCTAGAGGGGATCGGCTTATTAAAAACTTTCCTCAAAAACGGAGAAGATACGAGACACTTTACTTACGAGCTTCAGCCACCTCTAACACCTGATCGTTTTTTTAATGACGGTGTTTTAAATATTTATTTGTTCAATCGATTAGGGCGTAATCGATACCAGGATTTAAAGAAGTACTTCTCTGTTGAAAAGCCAGATCTGTCAGAATATAAAGATATGACTGCTTCGTTTAACGAAGTATACGATTCTCTGCATCCTTCTGAGATGACGGCAGGTTATGAGGAAGAAGATGAAGTTCGAGAGATCGCAAGTCGAAATGATAATAAGGGTCTTGTTTTCACTTCATCTGAGTTTGACTTTGATGTGATGAAACAGCACATTTCTGATATGATTGTAACAGAGAAGATGTTTACTGACTCGGTTAAGAAAACAATTGAGCGACTTGCTTTTGTCTATAAGATTGAGCCTTATGAAATGGGGCGAATTGTGGAACAGGCAGCCATTCATCATGATGAGCTTTCAGATGATCTTCTTCGAAAGGAAGTAAGCAGCTGGTTTGCTCTTGAAAATCGAGGGAAGGTACCTGCGCTTCAATATAGGCGACAGCCTGCTGCACTGCAAGAATTCCATACAAAAGAGCCTATAACGGAAGAGGAGAAGGCCGCTCAGCGTTATGAGCAAATGACACCTTATGATATTCTTCAACGTGCAGCAGAAGGTGGTAAGCCATCAGAAGCAGATATGAAACTTGTAGAGCGTATTATGGATGAACAGAAGCTAACTCCTGGTGTAATGAACGTTCTTCTTGATTTTATTATTGAAACACAGGATAAGAAACTCTCGAAAAACTACGTAGAAAAATTTGCAAGTCACTGGGCAAGAGCCAGGGTAAAGACAGTGAGAGAAGCCATGGATCTTGCCATAAAAGAACTACAGCAGCCCAAGAAAAAAACGAATCCAGCATCTCGAGGAAAAGGAAGTTCTTCAGCTCGAAAAGACAAAGTTCCTGAATGGATATCGGATCAAAAAGAACCGGATATGTCTCATGAAGAACGCTCAGAAAAACAAGATCAGCTTAAAAAAATGCTAAGCAAATACAAAAAATAA
- the ytaF gene encoding sporulation membrane protein YtaF produces MYWVSLFFLAFAVSVDGFGVGLTYGLRRMKIPFKSILIISICSAISMLIAMGFGSLLQLWISDIVAQRIGGGILIALGGWVLYQMIRNNKEVEKTVSERILLHYEIRSLGVVISILRKPTTADFDDSGTITGIEAIMLGAALSLDAFGAGIGASMVGFPPIETSLLIACMSSLFLLLGLKFGNLTSNIKWMDKLSFLPGCLLIILGFMRM; encoded by the coding sequence ATGTACTGGGTTTCTCTTTTTTTCTTAGCATTTGCTGTAAGCGTAGATGGATTTGGAGTTGGCTTAACGTATGGCCTCAGAAGGATGAAAATTCCTTTTAAGTCGATTCTTATTATTTCGATTTGTTCGGCGATCTCCATGTTAATCGCAATGGGGTTTGGCTCACTTTTACAGTTATGGATTTCAGATATAGTAGCTCAGCGAATTGGTGGCGGCATTCTTATTGCGCTCGGTGGATGGGTATTGTATCAAATGATTCGTAACAACAAAGAGGTTGAAAAAACGGTTTCTGAGCGAATTCTTCTTCATTATGAAATCCGCTCGCTCGGAGTGGTTATCAGCATTTTGAGAAAACCGACAACAGCAGATTTTGATGATTCTGGTACAATTACAGGGATTGAAGCGATTATGCTCGGTGCTGCATTGTCTCTTGATGCGTTTGGAGCGGGCATAGGTGCTTCAATGGTTGGGTTTCCTCCCATTGAAACGTCACTTTTGATTGCCTGTATGAGTTCGCTGTTTTTGCTCTTAGGATTAAAGTTCGGAAACCTTACTTCAAACATTAAATGGATGGATAAACTATCATTTTTACCAGGATGCCTACTCATTATTTTAGGATTCATGAGAATGTAG
- a CDS encoding cytosolic protein: MGIKEFFNNRSETGERHQNDALKTHYFKATKEQAFTEAKAILQKHYKGEIVTNSPERGEFVFQVKAPKKALIVVTVVTVRAYKTAVDFSVSTETPLPVDFGFSKKVIETIYSDLKKKLTLIGTGISEQI; this comes from the coding sequence GTGGGAATAAAAGAGTTTTTCAACAATCGTTCTGAAACAGGGGAAAGGCATCAAAATGATGCACTGAAAACGCATTATTTTAAAGCCACAAAAGAACAGGCTTTTACAGAAGCGAAAGCCATTCTTCAAAAACACTACAAAGGTGAAATTGTGACCAATTCACCCGAACGCGGAGAATTTGTATTTCAAGTGAAAGCTCCTAAAAAAGCGTTAATTGTTGTAACAGTCGTAACCGTACGCGCTTATAAAACAGCGGTTGATTTTTCAGTTTCGACAGAGACACCATTACCTGTAGATTTTGGCTTTAGTAAAAAGGTAATTGAAACGATTTATTCAGATTTGAAGAAAAAGCTAACGTTGATTGGAACAGGCATTTCAGAGCAAATTTAG
- a CDS encoding glyceraldehyde-3-phosphate dehydrogenase — MKSRVAINGFGRIGRMVFRKAIMEDSLEVVAINASYPPETLSHLIKYDSIHGTFDGEVTPIENGIKINNKKVVVLNNRDPKTLPWKEMGIDIVIEATGKFRTREEAGYHIDAGATKVIITAPGKNEDLTIVMGINESEYNDQEHHVLSNASCTTNCLAPVVQVLDKSFGIVSGMMTTVHAYTNDQKNIDNPHKDLRRARACGQSIIPTSTGAAKAISKVLPHLEGKLNGMSLRVPTPNVSLVDLVVDLKKEVTIDEVNDALKAASEGPLRGILAYSDEPLVSIDYNGNAHSSIVDGLSTMVVENKKVKVLAWYDNEWGYSCRVVDMAKYVGERIPERLKVSV; from the coding sequence ATGAAATCAAGAGTAGCAATTAATGGCTTTGGAAGAATTGGGCGAATGGTATTTAGAAAGGCAATAATGGAAGATAGTTTGGAAGTTGTAGCAATTAATGCTAGCTATCCGCCAGAAACGCTCAGCCATTTAATTAAATATGATAGCATTCACGGTACATTTGATGGAGAGGTTACACCAATTGAGAATGGGATAAAGATTAACAATAAAAAAGTGGTTGTTTTAAATAATCGTGATCCAAAAACTCTTCCATGGAAAGAGATGGGAATCGACATTGTGATTGAAGCTACCGGAAAGTTTCGTACGAGAGAAGAAGCCGGTTATCATATTGATGCAGGAGCTACGAAAGTAATTATTACAGCACCAGGTAAGAATGAAGATCTTACAATTGTGATGGGCATTAATGAAAGCGAATACAATGATCAAGAACATCATGTTCTATCAAATGCATCTTGTACAACCAATTGTCTCGCCCCGGTTGTTCAAGTGCTTGATAAGTCCTTTGGAATCGTTTCGGGTATGATGACAACAGTTCATGCATATACAAATGATCAGAAAAACATCGATAATCCGCATAAAGATTTAAGAAGAGCACGTGCCTGTGGCCAATCAATTATTCCAACGTCGACAGGTGCAGCTAAAGCGATTTCAAAAGTATTGCCTCATTTAGAAGGAAAACTTAATGGAATGTCGCTTCGCGTACCGACACCAAATGTTTCATTAGTAGACCTTGTGGTTGATCTTAAGAAAGAAGTGACAATTGATGAAGTTAATGATGCTTTAAAAGCTGCTTCTGAGGGGCCGCTAAGAGGTATTCTTGCTTACTCTGATGAACCATTAGTATCAATTGACTACAATGGCAATGCTCATTCTTCTATCGTAGATGGACTATCGACAATGGTCGTTGAAAATAAAAAAGTAAAGGTACTTGCCTGGTATGACAATGAGTGGGGATATTCTTGTCGAGTCGTTGATATGGCGAAGTACGTTGGGGAAAGAATTCCCGAAAGGTTGAAAGTAAGCGTATAG
- the nrdR gene encoding transcriptional regulator NrdR, whose amino-acid sequence MRCPNCNHNGTRVLDSRPVHEGRSIRRRRECESCTYRFTTFETVEEIPLIVVKKDGAREEFSREKILRGLIKACEKRPVPLEKLETIVNEIERDLRNQGASEISSDTVGELVMDQLAKVDEVAYVRFASVYRQFKDINVFIRELKELINRAE is encoded by the coding sequence ATGCGCTGTCCCAACTGCAATCATAATGGTACAAGAGTGCTTGATTCCAGACCGGTTCACGAAGGCCGATCGATACGCAGGCGCCGCGAATGTGAATCGTGTACCTATCGATTTACAACGTTTGAAACAGTTGAAGAAATACCGCTTATTGTCGTGAAAAAAGATGGAGCTAGGGAAGAGTTTAGCCGGGAAAAAATTCTCCGAGGTTTAATTAAAGCCTGTGAGAAAAGACCCGTGCCGCTCGAAAAACTTGAAACCATCGTAAATGAAATAGAACGCGACCTTCGTAATCAGGGAGCTTCCGAGATCAGTAGTGATACTGTCGGTGAGCTTGTGATGGATCAACTGGCAAAAGTTGACGAAGTGGCTTACGTTCGATTTGCTTCCGTTTATCGTCAGTTTAAAGATATCAATGTCTTTATTCGTGAGCTTAAAGAATTAATTAACAGAGCAGAGTAA
- the thrS gene encoding threonine--tRNA ligase: MAEMVKITFPDGSVKEFNKGTTTEEIASSISPGLKKKALAGKVNGVLFDLRREIEVDASIEIVTPESEDGLEVLRHSTAHLMAQAIKRLYSDVKLGVGPVIDSGFYYDIDCPVSITPEDLPKIEKEMKKIINENLEVKRIVVSRAEAEKMFKEIGDDLKLELLEAIPDDEQVTIYEQGEFFDLCRGPHVPSTSKIKAFKLLSIAGAYWRGDSENQMLQRIYGTAFPKQSQVEEYLRLLEEAKERDHRKLGKELKLFTISQEVGQGLPIWLPRGATIRRTIERYIVDLEERLGYNHVYTPHLANVELYKTSGHWDHYQDDMYPPMKMDETEELVLRPMNCPHHMMIYKNDLKSYRSLPYRVAELGTMHRYEMSGALAGLQRVRSMTLNDAHIFCRPDQIKQEFIEVVELIQEVYKDFNISDYSFRLSYRDPADKKKYIDNDEMWEKAQKMLKEAMDDLNVQYVEAEGEAAFYGPKLDVQVKTALGKEETLSTVQLDFLLPERFDLSYIGEDGNHHRPVVIHRGVVSTMERFVAFLIEEYKGAFPTWLAPIQAEIIPVSDVHLEYAKSVQKKLQRAGIRVEVDERNEKIGYKIREAQMQKIPYMLVVGDKEVEGEAVNVRRYSQQDSETVSLNEFTARIEEEIKDKK, encoded by the coding sequence ATGGCTGAAATGGTAAAAATTACGTTCCCAGATGGTTCTGTGAAAGAATTTAATAAAGGAACAACAACTGAAGAGATTGCAAGCTCAATTAGTCCAGGCTTAAAGAAAAAAGCTCTTGCAGGAAAAGTGAATGGCGTACTTTTTGATTTGCGCCGGGAAATTGAAGTAGATGCATCGATTGAAATCGTAACACCAGAAAGTGAAGACGGACTTGAAGTTCTTCGTCATAGTACGGCTCATTTAATGGCTCAGGCGATTAAGCGTCTTTATAGTGATGTGAAACTTGGCGTTGGACCAGTCATTGATAGTGGATTCTACTACGATATTGATTGCCCTGTATCAATTACACCTGAAGATCTTCCGAAGATCGAAAAGGAAATGAAGAAAATTATTAATGAAAATCTTGAAGTGAAGCGCATTGTTGTCAGTCGTGCTGAAGCAGAGAAAATGTTTAAGGAAATTGGCGATGACCTTAAGTTAGAATTGCTTGAAGCGATTCCTGACGATGAACAAGTGACAATTTATGAACAAGGCGAATTCTTCGATCTTTGCCGTGGACCGCATGTTCCTTCAACTAGTAAGATCAAAGCCTTTAAACTACTATCGATTGCAGGTGCTTACTGGCGTGGAGATAGCGAAAATCAAATGCTACAGCGCATTTATGGTACAGCATTTCCGAAGCAATCCCAGGTAGAAGAGTACCTTCGTCTTTTAGAAGAAGCGAAAGAACGCGATCACCGTAAACTTGGGAAAGAGCTTAAGCTATTCACCATTTCCCAAGAAGTAGGTCAGGGGCTTCCGATTTGGTTACCAAGAGGGGCAACAATTCGACGTACAATTGAGCGATATATTGTTGACCTTGAGGAACGTCTTGGTTACAACCATGTATATACGCCACACCTTGCAAACGTAGAACTATATAAAACAAGCGGTCATTGGGATCACTACCAAGACGATATGTATCCGCCAATGAAAATGGATGAAACAGAAGAATTAGTGCTTCGTCCGATGAACTGTCCGCACCATATGATGATTTACAAAAATGATTTGAAAAGCTACCGTAGTCTTCCGTATCGTGTGGCTGAGCTAGGAACAATGCACCGTTATGAAATGTCTGGTGCGCTAGCAGGACTTCAGCGTGTACGTTCAATGACGCTGAATGATGCTCATATTTTCTGTCGTCCAGATCAGATTAAGCAAGAATTTATTGAAGTTGTTGAGCTGATTCAGGAAGTTTATAAAGACTTCAATATTAGTGACTATTCATTCCGTCTTTCTTATCGTGACCCAGCAGATAAGAAAAAGTATATCGACAATGACGAAATGTGGGAAAAAGCACAAAAAATGCTAAAAGAAGCAATGGATGATCTTAACGTTCAGTATGTAGAAGCAGAAGGCGAAGCGGCATTTTATGGTCCGAAATTAGATGTTCAAGTGAAAACGGCATTAGGTAAAGAGGAGACTCTTTCGACTGTCCAACTTGATTTCCTTCTTCCAGAACGATTTGATCTTTCTTACATCGGTGAAGATGGTAACCACCATCGTCCGGTCGTCATTCACCGAGGTGTCGTTTCTACAATGGAACGCTTTGTAGCATTCTTGATTGAAGAATATAAAGGTGCATTTCCAACATGGCTTGCTCCAATACAGGCAGAAATTATTCCTGTATCGGATGTACACCTAGAGTATGCGAAGAGTGTCCAGAAAAAACTTCAACGCGCTGGAATTCGAGTTGAAGTAGACGAACGTAACGAAAAGATTGGGTACAAAATTCGTGAAGCACAAATGCAGAAGATCCCTTATATGCTCGTAGTAGGGGATAAAGAGGTTGAAGGTGAAGCAGTTAATGTTCGTCGCTACAGCCAGCAAGATTCTGAGACTGTTTCTCTAAACGAATTTACTGCTCGAATAGAAGAAGAAATTAAAGACAAAAAGTAA
- the speD gene encoding adenosylmethionine decarboxylase, which yields MDTMGRHVIAELWGCDTEKLNNMKFIEETFVEAALKSGAEVREVAFHKFAPQGVSGVVIISESHLTIHSFPEHGYASIDVYTCGDLDPNVAANYIADALGADTRENMELPRGMGPVKPKVREEQSAFTS from the coding sequence ATGGATACAATGGGACGTCACGTCATTGCTGAACTATGGGGCTGTGACACTGAAAAATTAAACAACATGAAATTTATCGAAGAAACGTTTGTTGAAGCTGCTCTAAAGTCTGGTGCAGAGGTTCGGGAAGTAGCATTTCATAAATTTGCACCTCAGGGTGTAAGTGGTGTTGTTATTATTTCTGAATCACATTTAACGATTCACAGTTTCCCGGAACATGGTTATGCAAGTATTGATGTTTATACTTGCGGTGATCTTGATCCAAACGTAGCTGCAAACTACATTGCGGATGCACTTGGAGCGGATACGCGTGAGAACATGGAACTTCCACGAGGCATGGGACCTGTAAAACCTAAAGTTAGAGAAGAACAGTCAGCGTTTACTTCATAA
- the rpmI gene encoding 50S ribosomal protein L35, translating into MPKMKSHRGASKRFKKTGSGKLKRSRAYTSHMFGNKSQKQKRKLRKASLVSAGDFKRIKTLIYNKK; encoded by the coding sequence ATGCCAAAAATGAAATCTCACCGTGGAGCTTCAAAACGGTTTAAGAAAACTGGATCAGGTAAACTTAAGCGCAGCCGTGCTTACACTAGCCATATGTTCGGTAACAAGTCTCAAAAGCAGAAGCGTAAGCTTCGTAAAGCTTCTCTTGTTTCCGCAGGTGACTTCAAGCGCATTAAGACTTTAATCTACAACAAGAAGTAA
- a CDS encoding putative sporulation protein YtxC produces MVSITFDQKEDFQFVYEHLIKDMNVKQKISVNEAELTLSLQVEPYNAKLCYHISQCIVRCVSSIYEKQWMKQILTTKYYYQDKDEIGEITAIAKSIGEGNKEELPGSDRYTNRVDLLHRSTFSCIEQGGTILFDSYLRFRTGPYRALLTELIGEAIDEYKLEQEYQNFIEALRLLLKSREALQEKVVLVFDGSYRLYDLSGHKLNGMHEPLDTIPNGLSLEEIDSEILLPLLSLAPKEIYLYTEDTEEGLAQTIRNVFEERLCFFPLSRVKNFFSGNH; encoded by the coding sequence TTGGTTTCAATAACATTTGATCAAAAAGAAGATTTTCAATTTGTTTATGAACATTTGATAAAGGATATGAACGTTAAACAAAAAATTTCCGTTAATGAAGCGGAATTAACACTCTCTTTACAAGTGGAACCATATAATGCAAAGTTGTGTTATCACATATCCCAATGCATCGTCCGCTGTGTTAGCTCCATCTATGAGAAGCAGTGGATGAAACAAATATTAACAACAAAATATTACTATCAAGATAAAGATGAAATTGGTGAAATTACAGCGATTGCAAAAAGTATTGGAGAGGGAAACAAAGAAGAACTTCCTGGGTCTGATCGCTACACAAATCGGGTGGATTTATTGCATCGATCAACATTTTCTTGTATTGAACAGGGTGGAACGATCTTGTTTGACTCTTATTTACGGTTTCGAACCGGTCCTTATCGTGCCTTATTAACAGAGCTAATTGGCGAAGCGATTGACGAGTATAAACTGGAGCAAGAATATCAGAACTTTATAGAAGCATTAAGGCTTCTTCTTAAATCAAGAGAAGCTCTTCAAGAAAAAGTTGTGCTTGTTTTTGATGGCAGTTACCGTTTATATGATCTAAGTGGTCATAAGCTTAATGGGATGCATGAACCGCTTGATACCATTCCGAATGGACTTTCTTTAGAAGAAATAGATTCTGAAATACTTTTGCCGCTTCTGAGTCTTGCACCTAAAGAAATTTATTTATATACAGAAGACACGGAAGAAGGGTTAGCTCAAACCATTCGTAATGTTTTTGAAGAACGACTATGTTTTTTTCCATTGTCACGGGTTAAAAACTTTTTTTCTGGCAATCATTAA
- a CDS encoding DUF1294 domain-containing protein, with the protein MIFFIYLALINSCSFIIMGVDKRKAKKSARRISEKTLWLFIVIGGSIGGYFGMKRFRHKTKHSQFVYGIPAVMVVHIFLIGGSIYLNK; encoded by the coding sequence ATTATATTTTTTATTTATTTGGCTCTTATCAATAGTTGTAGTTTCATAATAATGGGAGTAGACAAACGAAAAGCAAAAAAGAGTGCACGAAGGATTTCAGAAAAGACGTTGTGGCTTTTTATTGTAATTGGAGGGAGTATCGGAGGGTATTTTGGTATGAAACGGTTTAGACATAAAACGAAGCATTCTCAATTTGTTTACGGCATTCCTGCTGTTATGGTTGTACATATCTTTTTGATAGGCGGTTCTATTTACTTGAATAAGTAA
- the infC gene encoding translation initiation factor IF-3, with the protein MNVNEGIRAREVRLVGADGNQIGVKSKNEALDMARNANLDLVMVAPNAKPPVCRIMDYGKFRYEQQKKEKEARKKQKIITVKEVRLSPNIEEHDFNTKLRNARKFLEKGDKVKASIRFRGRMITHSDIGKKVLEHLAEDCKDIATVESKPKMEGRSMFLILAPIAEK; encoded by the coding sequence ATGAACGTCAATGAGGGCATTCGTGCTCGGGAAGTACGTCTAGTTGGTGCTGACGGAAACCAAATTGGTGTGAAATCCAAAAATGAGGCATTAGATATGGCGCGCAATGCAAATCTTGATCTTGTGATGGTTGCTCCAAACGCGAAACCTCCTGTTTGTCGCATTATGGACTACGGAAAGTTCCGCTATGAGCAGCAGAAGAAAGAGAAAGAAGCGCGTAAGAAACAAAAGATTATTACCGTTAAAGAAGTTCGCTTGAGCCCGAATATTGAGGAACACGACTTCAATACGAAACTTCGTAATGCACGTAAGTTTCTTGAAAAAGGTGACAAAGTGAAAGCATCGATCCGTTTCCGCGGACGTATGATTACACACTCTGATATCGGTAAAAAGGTGCTTGAGCACCTAGCAGAAGATTGCAAAGATATTGCAACTGTTGAGTCCAAACCAAAAATGGAAGGACGCAGCATGTTCCTAATCTTGGCACCTATCGCAGAAAAGTAA